Genomic segment of Verrucomicrobiia bacterium:
AGAAAACATCTGGGTCCACATGCTCGAGAATGGAACGGAGCCCATTATGCCCACTGTCTCCTCCCGACTGACGGACACGGGCGCTTCCTGGCTGCACATATACGTCGTCCAGAACAACGGCCATGTCCTTTGGGTCAATCTGAAAGTACTCAAGAACCTGCCGCACCGGCTGGCCGGACAGGTTCATGAACTTTTGCGGTTTGAACAAGAGGATTTTCTCCCCATTACTCACACCCTCGGCAAGCAAACCACCCTTGAATTCCTTCCACATACCCCATCCGAGGTAGCTCGCAACAGCATCTACTGCCCAGAAGCCCGCATTGTGACGGGTCTTCTCGTACTCCGCCCCTGGATTTCCCAACCCAACGAGAATACGCATAGAAGTTCCTTCCCTTACTTACATAAGTCCGGCTGGCAAGTTCAAGTCTCCCGCAATCTTCTTCATTTGCTCAGTTGCAACGGCTTGGGCCTTGGAAATGGCTTGGCCTGTCACATTCATGATAGCCTTT
This window contains:
- the pth gene encoding aminoacyl-tRNA hydrolase; amino-acid sequence: MRILVGLGNPGAEYEKTRHNAGFWAVDAVASYLGWGMWKEFKGGLLAEGVSNGEKILLFKPQKFMNLSGQPVRQVLEYFQIDPKDMAVVLDDVYVQPGSARVRQSGGDSGHNGLRSILEHVDPDVFWRVKIGVGLYGQRQEEKIHQPALDHYVLSALPAHDRKQAEKLIDKVVPNLVAWLEHGTLATETIHA